One genomic window of Saccharomyces cerevisiae S288C chromosome XII, complete sequence includes the following:
- the LSM3 gene encoding U4/U6-U5 snRNP complex subunit LSM3 (Lsm (Like Sm) protein; part of heteroheptameric complexes (Lsm2p-7p and either Lsm1p or 8p): cytoplasmic Lsm1p complex involved in mRNA decay; nuclear Lsm8p complex part of U6 snRNP and possibly involved in processing tRNA, snoRNA, and rRNA; protein increases in abundance and relocalizes from nucleus to cytoplasmic foci upon DNA replication stress): METPLDLLKLNLDERVYIKLRGARTLVGTLQAFDSHCNIVLSDAVETIYQLNNEELSESERRCEMVFIRGDTVTLISTPSEDDDGAVEI; this comes from the coding sequence ATGGAGACACCTTTGGATTTATTGAAACTCAATCTCGATGAGAGGGTGTACATCAAGCTGCGCGGGGCCAGGACGCTGGTGGGCACACTGCAAGCGTTCGACTCACACTGCAACATCGTGCTGAGTGATGCAGTAGAGACCATATACCAATTAAACAACGAGGAGTTGAGTGAGTCCGAAAGACGATGTGAAATGGTGTTCATCAGAGGAGACACAGTGACTCTAATCAGCACGCCCTCTGAAGATGACGATGGCGCAGTGGAGATATAA
- the GMC2 gene encoding Gmc2p (Protein involved in meiotic crossing over; component of the Synaptonemal Complex (SC) along with Ecm11p; required for the efficient loading of the SC transverse filament protein, Zip1p; promotes SUMOylation of Ecm11p; mutants are delayed in meiotic nuclear division and are defective in synaptonemal complex assembly; transcription is regulated by Ume6p and induced in response to alpha factor; also detected in peroxisomes) produces the protein MSDTTEVPRQSSENDQDNNLERTNSLKSPDVTNNIPSLFKLAAEWQINNPQETFQNHILENDVLKKINEITHLIRESYKDLSSQDGMMSKQQQEKMDWDLFCTVPVNIIEQYTKDMDEIYEKMERLAKQQRLWCESAFQIDVERCGDSILNAETWMKKKERHLEYKNIEMERSANEIKETIQRLTDDR, from the exons ATGAGTGATACTACGGAAGTCCCTAGGCAATCATCTGAGAACGACCAGGATAATAACTTGGAAAGAACCAACTCATTAAAAAGTCCGGACGTGACCAACAATATACCAagtcttttcaaattagCCGCCGAATGGCAAATCAACAATCCACAGGAAACCTTCCAAAACCATATCCTGGAAAATGATGTActcaagaaaattaatgaaatcACTCATTTGATCCGGGAATCGTACAAAGACCTCTCCAGTCAAGATGGGATGATGTCCAAACAACAACAGGAAAAGATGGATTGGGATTTGTTTTGTACTGTTCCTGTAAACATTATTGAGCAATATACAAAAGACATGGACGaaatatatgaaaaaatggaaaggCTAGCAAAA CAACAACGTCTTTGGTGTGAATCCGCTTTTCAAATAGACGTGGAAAGATGTGGTGACTCCATTCTCAATGCTGAAACgtggatgaagaagaaagagcGCCATTTAGAgtacaaaaatattgaaatgGAAAGATCCGCAAATGAAATTAAGGAAACTATTCAAAGACTAACAGATGATAGATGA
- the MRPL4 gene encoding mitochondrial 54S ribosomal protein uL29m MRPL4 (Mitochondrial ribosomal large subunit of the polypeptide tunnel exit; required for mitochondrial ribosome large subunit assembly; homolog of prokaryotic L29 ribosomal protein; located at the ribosomal tunnel exit), whose translation MWKRSFHSQGGPLRARTKFTKPKPKQPVLPKDKIRPPTQLTHHSNNLRITEPIPPTTSNLRCPDDHPLWQFFSNKKFIRSADDLPPSSHIRPWSIPELRHKSFNDLHSLWYNCLREQNVLARENHLLKNIVGSTHDEFSELSNSIRTTMWQIRHVLNERELAYSASREFLQDESERKKFLDTLANDYFLNKDIPDDEVASMLTRFQLAIFGISETIQDNTVDINFIDGIKFLANLKLQRFKDSNDLISEISQEPITDVGESFILFTSDFEPHAVQEACVAIKDLRKSPDNKVPKLDELPTVRKYLKQLIHASSVEQATA comes from the coding sequence atgtgGAAGAGATCGTTCCACTCCCAAGGAGGGCCCCTGCGTGCCAGAACAAAGTTTACCAAACCAAAGCCAAAACAACCGGTGCTTCCCAAAGACAAAATAAGACCGCCCACTCAATTGACTCATCACTCCAACAACCTGAGGATTACCGAACCAATCCCACCAACAACCTCAAACCTGCGCTGTCCCGACGACCACCCGCTGTGGCAGTTCTTCTCCAACAAGAAATTCATCAGGTCCGCCGACGACTTGCCGCCTTCCAGCCATATCAGACCCTGGAGCATCCCAGAGTTGAGGCACAAGTCCTTTAACGACTTGCATTCCCTTTGGTACAACTGCCTCAGGGAGCAAAATGTGCTTGCTCGCGAAAACCATCTCTTGAAAAACATTGTTGGCTCCACGCATGACGAATTCAGTGAGCTCTCTAACTCTATCAGAACCACCATGTGGCAAATAAGACATGTACTTAACGAAAGAGAGCTGGCCTATAGCGCTTCACGCGAATTTTTACAGGATGAATCGGAGAGGAAAAAGTTCTTGGATACTTTGGCCAACGATTACTTCTTGAACAAGGATATCCCTGATGACGAAGTCGCCTCCATGCTCACACGATTCCAGTTGGCCATTTTCGGCATATCGGAAACCATCCAGGATAATACAGTCGACATTAACTTCATCGACGGGATCAAGTTCTTGGCAAACTTAAAACTACAGCGGTTCAAGGACTCCAATGACCTCATATCCGAAATATCACAAGAACCGATCACAGACGTGGGCGAGTCGTTCATCTTATTCACTTCCGACTTCGAACCTCATGCCGTTCAAGAGGCTTGTGTCGCCATCAAAGACCTGAGAAAGTCCCCAGATAATAAAGTCCCTAAATTAGACGAACTCCCCACCGTGAGAAAATACTTGAAACAGCTAATTCATGCAAGCTCCGTGGAGCAAGCAACTGCATGA
- the RPS1A gene encoding 40S ribosomal protein eS1 RPS1A (Ribosomal protein of the small (40S) subunit; homologous to mammalian ribosomal protein S3A, no bacterial homolog; RPS1A has a paralog, RPS1B, that arose from the whole genome duplication), whose product MAVGKNKRLSKGKKGQKKRVVDPFTRKEWFDIKAPSTFENRNVGKTLVNKSTGLKSASDALKGRVVEVCLADLQGSEDHSFRKIKLRVDEVQGKNLLTNFHGMDFTTDKLRSMVRKWQTLIEANVTVKTSDDYVLRIFAIAFTRKQANQVKRHSYAQSSHIRAIRKVISEILTKEVQGSTLAQLTSKLIPEVINKEIENATKDIFPLQNIHVRKVKLLKQPKFDVGALMALHGEGSGEEKGKKVTGFKDEVLETV is encoded by the coding sequence ATGGCTGTCGGAAAGAATAAGAGACTATCCAAGGGTAAGAAAGGTCAAAAGAAGAGAGTCGTTGACCCATTTACCAGAAAGGAATGGTTCGACATTAAAGCTCCATCcacttttgaaaacagaAATGTTGGTAAGACTTTAGTTAACAAGTCCACTGGTTTGAAGAGTGCTTCAGATGCTTTGAAAGGTAGAGTTGTCGAAGTTTGCTTGGCTGACTTACAGGGTTCTGAAGACCACTCTTtcagaaaaatcaaattaaGAGTTGACGAAGTCCAAGGTAAGAATTTATTGACCAACTTCCACGGTATGGACTTCACTACTGATAAATTGAGATCCATGGTTAGAAAGTGGCAAACTTTGATCGAAGCTAACGTTACTGTTAAGACTTCTGATGATTACGTTTTGAGAATCTTTGCTATCGCCTTCACCAGAAAGCAAGCTAACCAAGTTAAGAGACACTCTTACGCTCAATCTTCCCATATCAGAGCTATCAGAAAGGTTATTTCCGAAATCTTGACTAAGGAAGTTCAAGGATCTACCTTGGCCCAATTGACCTCCAAGTTGATTCCAGAAGTTATCAAcaaggaaattgaaaacgcCACCAAGGACATTTTCCCACTACAAAACATCCATGTTAGAAAGGTTAAGTTGTTGAAACAACCAAAGTTCGATGTCGGTGCTTTGATGGCTTTGCACGGTGAAGGTTCTGGTGAAGAAAAGGGTAAGAAGGTTACCGGTTTCAAGGACGAAGTCTTGGAAACTGTGTAA
- the SEC39 gene encoding Sec39p (Component of the Dsl1p tethering complex; this complex interacts with ER SNAREs Sec20p and Use1p; mediates Sey1p-independent homotypic ER fusion; proposed to be involved in protein secretion; localizes to the ER and nuclear envelope) encodes MLEEQLYLLACIFASRADTRNIKKLSTRLGSQSKYLEILCVLWPELDDPKNLLFLRELEEEVQSPEGEETTDEDVIVELLESDSSLIPLIESDTTTRSNRYHELQEFISKKLNNKTLENFEEWLRERILICNEMIPETPLLYSVLWETAKSKVLSTKFIGWVEGVLKPLDHLNKRLHLIFKINEWEKMPDSELFKIIFDGVEDMQGYIGIADVIEDELAPTLSYGKKWETFITEFFNKQQFSLKSDTNYQLFIKLYYSLEKGVKDNSEASRKLQSNVVDILFHNSENLFNLSSLTHKLDELWSILSGFPDEITIEEQKTITALEMKQFMEFFIKCSTKFSFKEIFAITQEEESAQLAHFSSLCHEEFNKANEISSFLQAMYETVLDISKDDKIFTRISMDEKLYSILEILLQMNEFAYIEAIIERFDYSNNTQIYELLVKFFWHFFNNASNGLRKEPEMKKASQTLQIIQKHMSQRAGTNLTKLEVLLEISDKLSHYSINLNKSHNGARDTAFKPSNILEYRDCPLDIISNLLELNPRLYKDLPTTKSLLFGIYDSLSINREGQTGKVEVDLMVLHIDYALVNLDFGTAYELGKQVFEICQEAGQHMMKALGDEHWLTFYQMGKFVDPNWVDNEIPTEIIVLQMSILGRLLEVCPLEEVEIVTSQWSTLELELSARDLVKDKYALDGQNDNKSKVGGIAREIFHNVTNF; translated from the coding sequence ATGTTGGAAGAGCAACTATATTTGTTAGCTTGCATTTTTGCATCTAGGGCTGACACGCGCAATATCAAAAAGTTGTCTACTAGACTGGGCTCACAATCCAAGTACTTGGAGATTCTCTGTGTTTTGTGGCCAGAATTAGATGACCCAAAAAACCTTTTGTTTCTTCGTGAATTAGAAGAGGAGGTGCAAAGTCCGGAAGGGGAAGAAACAACCGACGAAGATGTAATAGTAGAACTATTAGAAAGTGACAGCAGTTTGATTCCATTAATTGAAAGTGATACCACAACGAGATCGAACAGATATCATGAACTGCAAGAATTCATAAGCAAAAAACTCAATAACAAGACCTTGGAGAATTTTGAGGAGTGGTTGAGAGAAAGGATTTTAATATGTAATGAAATGATACCTGAAACACCTTTATTATATTCTGTACTATGGGAGACTGCCAAGTCAAAAGTGTTATCTACAAAATTTATAGGATGGGTAGAAGGAGTATTAAAACCCCTCGACCACCTAAATAAACGGCTTCATCTCATATTTAAAATCAACGAATGGGAAAAAATGCCTGATAGCGAGTTATTTAAGATAATATTTGACGGTGTAGAGGATATGCAAGGATATATTGGTATAGCAGATGttattgaagatgaattaGCTCCCACTTTGTCTTATGGGAAGAAATGGGAAACGTTCATTACGgaattcttcaataaacAGCAGTTCTCACTAAAATCTGATACTAATTACCAGTTATTTATAAAGCTCTATTACAGTCTCGAAAAAGGAGTAAAAGATAACAGTGAAGCGTCCAGAAAATTGCAAAGTAATGTGGTTGATATATTATTTCACAACAGTGAGaatttatttaatttatcCAGTTTAACTCATAAGCTTGATGAATTATGGAGTATCTTGAGTGGATTCCCTGATGAAATTACAATAGAAGAACAGAAAACTATTACTGCTCTAGAGATGAAACAATTTATGgaattcttcatcaaatgTTCCACgaaattttcatttaaagAAATCTTTGCCATAACACAGGAAGAAGAATCGGCTCAGTTGGCCCATTTCTCTTCACTATGCCATGAAGAATTTAACAAAGCCAACGAAATCTCCAGTTTTTTGCAAGCCATGTATGAAACGGTCTTGGACATCAGCAAGgatgataaaattttcaccCGAATTAGTATGGATGAAAAGCTATACAGTATATTGGAAATCCTCTTACAAATGAATGAGTTCGCGTACATTGAAGCCATCATAGAAAGATTCGACTACAGTAACAATACCCAAATATATGAACTTCTGGTGAAGTTCTTCTGgcatttcttcaataatgCTTCTAATGGATTACGTAAAGAGCctgaaatgaaaaaagctTCGCAAACGTTACAAATAATTCAGAAGCATATGTCGCAACGGGCAGGCACAAATCTAACTAAGCTGGAAGTATTGCTTGAGATATCAGACAAATTGTCGCATTATTCCATAAACCTAAATAAGTCGCACAATGGCGCAAGAGATACCGCTTTCAAACCAAGCAACATTCTAGAATATAGAGATTGCCCCCTCGATATAATATCCAACTTATTAGAGCTGAACCCGCGATTGTATAAGGATCTGCCAACTACAAAAAGCTTGTTATTCGGGATTTACGACAGCTTATCCATTAATAGAGAGGGCCAAACGGGTAAAGTGGAAGTGGATTTGATGGTATTACATATTGACTATGCCTTGGTGAATTTAGATTTTGGCACAGCATACGAATTGGGCAAGCAAGTGTTTGAAATTTGTCAAGAAGCGGGCCAACATATGATGAAGGCGTTGGGCGATGAGCATTGGTTAACATTTTATCAAATGGGGAAGTTTGTCGATCCAAATTGGGTGGATAATGAAATTCCCACAGAGATAATTGTTCTGCAGATGAGCATCTTGGGCCGCTTACTGGAGGTTTGCCCCCTTGAGGAAGTCGAAATTGTTACATCGCAATGGAGCACACTAGAATTGGAGCTAAGCGCCCGTGACCTGGTGAAAGACAAGTACGCACTGGACGGACAGAACGACAATAAGAGTAAGGTAGGCGGCATTGCTAGGGAGATTTTCCACAACGTGACTAATTTCTGA
- the ECM7 gene encoding Ecm7p (Putative integral membrane protein with a role in calcium uptake; non-essential protein; mutant has cell wall defects and Ca+ uptake deficiencies; transcription is induced under conditions of zinc deficiency), producing MVMSRIRDTIARPFQNLTALEKVVQWLRLGTTLLIISFGLALTVGPLSSPRTLYMSRLDTYSADITTGLFTVLRESMEQSTSTEENNGVGLTTSELYILTAYTESQIKNVPQYITVSLYGRCDSTYTMVEVFDSEGNMHSVKNSTTKSTCSSIGTDYLFDYREVLESLGLDIILDYAYNKIGSQQAESSAYTTYMRSLKHKKANVLHLLYAVISFQVCMLFFMIWYYYIKGRFMNALKERALVHINSLLSLVVFIGGLISSISLAWVNYTIQSRINTELEAFGFSYHLGVTWFALLWCFAGLISVSCLAWSGLEWCISDNGTSYGGGIDDKFLGYQAGVFTDADLDDETSYSQRYPQRQSTSGEAELMRNSDTMATIRKTSDVDLNSENDANTSLDHGNPTANISNGGKHEPFATREEFELQDIRFRSSNDSEESMQRVIKPSSALQF from the coding sequence ATGGTGATGTCAAGAATACGAGATACAATAGCCAGGCCATTCCAGAACCTTACAGCCCTTGAGAAAGTGGTACAGTGGCTAAGATTAGGGACGACATTACTCATAATCTCTTTCGGGTTGGCGTTGACTGTCGGACCCCTTTCTTCGCCAAGAACATTGTACATGTCACGACTGGATACTTACTCTGCTGATATTACGACGGGTTTATTTACCGTGTTGAGAGAGTCTATGGAGCAGTCGACATCtacagaagaaaataacgGTGTAGGCTTAACAACATCCGAACTGTATATATTGACTGCTTACACCGAAAGTCAGATAAAGAATGTTCCTCAGTACATCACAGTGTCGCTTTATGGGAGGTGCGATTCAACATATACCATGGTGGAAGTATTCGACTCTGAAGGAAATATGCATAGCGTAAAGAATTCGACTACTAAGAGTACCTGCAGTAGCATAGGAACGGACTATCTTTTTGATTATCGTGAGGTTTTAGAAAGCTTGGGTTTAGATATCATTTTAGATTATGCATACAACAAAATCGGTTCACAACAGGCAGAAAGTTCTGCATACACGACCTACATGAGGAGTTTAAAACATAAAAAGGCCAACGTGTTACATTTACTCTATGCAGTTATTAGTTTCCAGGTGTGTATGTTATTTTTCATGATATGGTACTACTACATAAAGGGAAGGTTTATGAACGCCCTCAAAGAAAGGGCACTTGTTCATATCAACTCTCTACTATCGCTAGTTGTTTTCATTGGGGGCCTGATAAGTAGCATAAGCCTTGCCTGGGTTAACTACACTATTCAGTCTAGAATTAATACAGAATTAGAGGCCTTCGGGTTTTCTTACCATCTTGGAGTTACATGGTTTGCGCTTCTGTGGTGTTTTGCAGGTTTGATTTCTGTGTCATGCTTAGCTTGGTCTGGCTTAGAATGGTGTATTTCCGATAATGGCACGTCCTATGGAGGTGGAATCGATGATAAATTCTTAGGCTACCAAGCCGGTGTATTTACTGATGCAGATCTAGACGATGAAACTTCTTACAGTCAACGTTATCCGCAACGACAGTCTACTTCGGGCGAGGCTGAACTGATGAGAAACAGTGATACTATGGCAacaataagaaaaacatcTGATGTTGACTTAAATAGTGAAAATGATGCTAACACCAGTTTAGACCATGGAAATCCCACCGCAAATATAAGCAATGGCGGCAAACACGAACCATTTGCTACTAGAGAGGAATTCGAATTGCAGGACATAAGATTCCGGTCAAGCAACGACAGTGAAGAAAGTATGCAAAGGGTTATCAAGCCTTCGTCAGCATTACAGTTTTGA
- the SIR3 gene encoding chromatin-silencing protein SIR3 (Silencing protein; interacts with Sir2p, Sir4p, and histone H3/H4 tails to establish transcriptionally silent chromatin; required for spreading of silenced chromatin; recruited to chromatin through interaction with Rap1p; C-terminus assumes variant winged helix-turn-helix (wH) fold that mediates homodimerization, which is critical for holo-SIR complex loading; required for telomere hypercluster formation in quiescent yeast cells; has paralog ORC1 from whole genome duplication): MAKTLKDLDGWQVIITDDQGRVIDDNNRRRSRKRGGENVFLKRISDGLSFGKGESVIFNDNVTETYSVYLIHEIRLNTLNNVVEIWVFSYLRWFELKPKLYYEQFRPDLIKEDHPLEFYKDKFFNEVNKSELYLTAELSEIWLKDFIAVGQILPESQWNDSSIDKIEDRDFLVRYACEPTAEKFVPIDIFQIIRRVKEMEPKQSDEYLKRVSVPVSGQKTNRQVMHKMGVERSSKRLAKKPSMKKIKIEPSADDDVNNGNIPSQRGTSTTHGSISPQEESVSPNISSASPSALTSPTDSSKILQKRSISKELIVSEEIPINSSEQESDYEPNNETSVLSSKPGSKPEKTSTELVDGRENFVYANNPEVSDDGGLEEETDEVSSESSDEAIIPVNKRRGAHGSELSSKIRKIHIQETQEFSKNYTTETDNEMNGNGKPGIPRGNTKIHSMNENPTPEKGNAKMIDFATLSKLKKKYQIILDRFAPDNQVTDSSQLNKLTDEQSSLDVAGLEDKFRKACSSSGRETILSNFNADINLEESIRESLQKRELLKSQVEDFTRIFLPIYDSLMSSQNKLFYITNADDSTKFQLVNDVMDELITSSARKELPIFDYIHIDALELAGMDALYEKIWFAISKENLCGDISLEALNFYITNVPKAKKRKTLILIQNPENLLSEKILQYFEKWISSKNSKLSIICVGGHNVTIREQINIMPSLKAHFTEIKLNKVDKNELQQMIITRLKSLLKPFHVKVNDKKEMTIYNNIREGQNQKIPDNVIVINHKINNKITQLIAKNVANVSGSTEKAFKICEAAVEISKKDFVRKGGLQKGKLVVSQEMVPRYFSEAINGFKDETISKKIIGMSLLMRTFLYTLAQETEGTNRHTLALETVLIKMVKMLRDNPGYKASKEIKKVICGAWEPAITIEKLKQFSWISVVNDLVGEKLVVVVLEEPSASIMVELKLPLEINYAFSMDEEFKNMDCI; the protein is encoded by the coding sequence ATGGCTAAAACATTGAAAGATTTGGACGGTTGGCAAGTTATCATTACAGATGATCAGGGGAGGGTTATTGACGACAACAatagaagaagatcaagaaaaagaggagGAGAAAACGTATTtctgaaaagaatttctgATGGATTGAGTTTTGGGAAGGGTGAGAGCGTGATATTTAATGATAATGTGACGGAAACATATTCTGTCTACTTGATCCATGAGATCAGACTCAATACACTTAATAATGTTGTGGAGATTTGggttttttcttacttGAGATGGTTTGAACTCAAACCAAAACTGTACTACGAACAATTCAGGCCAGATCTAATAAAGGAAGATCATCCTTTAGAATTTTACAaagataaatttttcaacgaAGTAAATAAGAGCGAGTTATATTTAACTGCTGAGCTATCAGAGATTTGGCTTAAGGATTTCATTGCAGTTGGACAGATACTGCCAGAGTCACAATGGAATGATAGTAGTATCGATAAAATAGAGGATAGAGATTTTCTAGTACGTTATGCATGCGAACCTACTGCGGAAAAGTTTGTACcaattgatatttttcaaatcataaGAAGAGTAAAGGAAATGGAACCCAAACAATCTGATGAATACTTGAAAAGAGTATCTGTACCAGTGAGTGGGCAGAAGACAAATAGACAGGTGATGCATAAGATGGGAGTTGAAAGATCTTCAAAAAGACTAGCAAAGAAAccttcaatgaaaaaaattaaaatcGAGCCCTCTGCAGATGATGACGTAAATAATGGAAATATACCGTCTCAGCGAGGAACGTCAACAACTCATGGTTCAATTTCTCCCCAAGAAGAGTCTGTTTCCCCTAACATCTCATCGGCGTCCCCTTCTGCGCTCACATCACCTACAGATTCTTCgaaaattttacaaaaaagatCTATATCAAAGGAACTAATTGTTTCAGAGGAAATACCAATAAACTCTTCAGAACAGGAATCCGATTATGAGCCAAACAATGAAACATCTGTGCTTTCAAGTAAACCTGGGTCAAAGCCAGAGAAGACATCTACAGAACTCGTTGACGGCCGAGAGAATTTTGTATATGCAAATAATCCAGAAGTGAGTGATGATGGTGGGCTTGAAGAGGAAACAGATGAAGTTAGTTCAGAAAGTTCTGATGAAGCAATAATACCAGTAAATAAAAGACGTGGCGCTCACGGAAGCGAATTGAGCAgtaaaattagaaaaatcCACATTCAAGAAACACAAgaattttctaaaaattACACTACAGAAACAGATAACGAAATGAACGGAAATGGAAAACCTGGAATTCCCAGGGGCAACACCAAAATTCATAGTATGAACGAAAATCCTACACCAGAAAAAGGTAATGCAAAGATGATTGATTTCGCTACTTTGtcaaagttgaaaaaaaaatatcagatAATTTTAGACCGGTTTGCACCAGATAATCAAGTAACAGATTCCTCccaattgaacaaattaACAGACGAACAGTCAAGCTTGGACGTTGCAGGCCTTGAGGATAAGTTTAGAAAAGCATGCTCTTCATCTGGAAGAGAAACCATTCTGTCAAATTTTAACGCtgatataaatttagagGAATCAATTAGAGAATCTTTACAAAAGAGAGAACTACTAAAATCACAAGTGGAGGATTTTACAAGAATATTCCTTCCGATTTACGACAGTTTGATGTCTTCCCAAAATAAACTATTTTATATTACCAATGCAGATGATTCTACTAAATTCCAGCTTGTGAATGATGTAATGGATGAGTTGATCACCTCTTCGGCCCGAAAGGAACTACCTATTTTCGATTACATTCATATTGATGCCTTGGAACTGGCAGGAATGGATGCATTATATGAGAAAATATGGTTCGCCAtttctaaagaaaatctaTGCGGTGATATATCACTAGAGGCCTTAAACTTCTATATTACAAATGTCCCGAAAgcaaaaaagagaaagacaCTAATATTAATACAAAATCCGGAAAATCTATTGAGTGAGAAGATTTTACAATATTTCGAGAAATGGATTTCTtcgaaaaattcaaaattgtCTATCATTTGCGTTGGCGGACATAATGTGACGATTAGAGAGcaaataaatataatgCCCTCCCTCAAAGCACACTTTACCGAAATCAAACTTAATAAGGTGGACAAGAATGAATTGCAACAAATGATCATCACGCGACTCAAATCTTTATTGAAACCTTTTCATGTCAAAGTAAATGATAAGAAGGAAATGACTATTTACAATAATATTCGCGAAGGACAGAACCAGAAAATACCAGATAATGTGATAGTAATCAATCATAAgatcaacaacaaaatcaCTCAACTTATTGCAAAGAACGTAGCCAACGTAAGTGGTAGTACTGAAAAAGCATTCAAAATATGTGAAGCTGCCGtagaaatttctaaaaaagACTTCGTACGGAAAGGTGGTCTACAAAAGGGTAAATTGGTAGTGTCACAGGAGATGGTACCACGCTATTTCTCAGAAGCTATTAACGGATTCAAGGATGAAActatttcaaagaagattATAGGAATGTCTCTGTTGATGAGaacatttttatataccCTGGCGCAAGAAACCGAAGGCACGAATCGTCATACGCTTGCTCTGGAGACCGTCCTGATTAAGATGGTGAAGATGTTGCGGGACAACCCAGGGTACAAGGcgtcaaaagaaattaagaAGGTCATATGCGGTGCCTGGGAGCCCGCAATAACTATAGAGAAACTAAAGCAATTTTCTTGGATAAGTGTAGTGAATGATTTAGTGGGAGAAAAATTAGTTGTTGTGGTGCTCGAGGAGCCCAGTGCAAGCATTATGGTAGAACTAAAACTTCCTTTAGAAATAAATTACGCCTTTTCGATGgatgaagaattcaaaaatatggaCTGCATTTGA